The Gadus macrocephalus chromosome 13, ASM3116895v1 genome includes a window with the following:
- the zhx3a gene encoding zinc fingers and homeoboxes protein 3 isoform X2 gives MASKRKSTVPCMIPSKSKHMREEIIMGCLPDLLPTIPEDSILSISGDGSGHNQHTSPKPPEINRGQKGGTYSCSNCRFESRDLNYFLDHMHNCHIDFRAQPTFYCLNCGVSVVRFEALALHNAKAHRGIMQGSITASLQVNKRDGLTTVEQSLFTESGEDYRESGLSLTKTPIAKMMKTKGEHKKIVVSHTVEVRKIDTGKDVDLNMLTNVPELQNGALNVSGAPAMPRTTVTRVTTTTSNQVFHQQTPPLYSSHSSNSFKDLPKVMIPLSSIPTYHAAMDTSSFLKTSFGKFPYPTKAELCYLTVVSEFPEEQIKLWFTAQRLKQGISWSPEEIEEARRKMFNTVFQGQPQQKQPVVPQHASHMVTHRTVTSQPALLGPVGPHYPMPNIPFGSLRNRSTGVITTQANMSTNPKVTRVTYSAPAYPPKFPSVVRTAQVLSKNTHLPPLEPTKNNGLDMAGGSVCVSSTSSSRSSSSSSCSSSSSISSYSSCSNGGETGKKKHVNGNSPINGMVTCSNNTSNNEEHGSNTHVKMDTIPMEMEGGATTKSKVIVNNTSITDMPCNTYNNNSTMTQHEQSRFTKPNGDCNNYTNQHTKNGSISSDCPSTTGNDSVPDFPNHATSNSPNESTSTTVITKSCSSLSPLEEGPFTKDFPIKGMSILQQLIKDDNPEQDPCCPEVKFDPIQINLKKQKMNDLEPKSDMDIFAPLTMNPDTFDRPLSQPSFPSPWGNMTPHQVHILRQVFCGTPWPSSQQYEDLSIMTGLPKSEVVRWFSDSRYIHKNSQRKWLESYQRLPTESEESNARGEANGQTPMDPLMVRRNSPEQDKTMHNEGSGAGINLCQREVWQDAYSPLLGLMGSAEAGDRGRPGTSVPPGVLQDPWLESVKDHPQPMANQSFMEQQTDASQAR, from the coding sequence ATGGCTAGCAAGAGGAAGTCCACTGTGCCCTGCATGATACCATCCAAATCCAAGCACATGCGTGAGGAGATCATAATGGGCTGCCTGCCAGATCTCCTGCCCACAATCCCAGAAGATAGCATACTCAGCATCTCTGGAGACGGGTCCGGCCACAACCAACACACGTCCCCCAAACCACCCGAAATCAACAGGGGACAGAAAGGGGGCACGTACAGTTGCTCAAACTGTCGGTTTGAGTCCAGAGACCTGAACTACTTTCTGGACCACATGCATAATTGCCACATAGACTTCAGAGCACAGCCCACCTTCTACTGCCTCAACTGCGGGGTATCAGTTGTCCGTTTTGAGGCCCTGGCTCTGCATAACGCTAAGGCCCACAGAGGAATAATGCAAGGCTCCATCACAGCCTCCCTCCAAGTCAACAAGAGGGACGGGTTGACCACCGTGGAGCAAAGTCTCTTCACTGAAAGTGGGGAAGACTACAGAGAGTCTGGGCTGTCTCTCACCAAAACACCCATTGCAAAGATGATGAAAACCAAGGGAGAGCACAAAAAGATAGTGGTTTCCCACACTGTGGAGGTACGAAAGATAGACACTGGAAAGGATGTAGACCTCAACATGCTGACAAATGTGCCTGAACTCCAAAACGGGGCTCTCAATGTTTCTGGTGCCCCAGCTATGCCGAGGACTACCGTCACCCGCGTGACCACGACGACGTCCAATCAAGTCTTTCACCAGCAGACGCCTCCCCTTTACTCCTCCCATTCCTCCAATTCCTTTAAAGACCTTCCAAAGGTGATGATCCCTCTAAGCAGCATCCCGACCTACCATGCCGCCATGGACACCAGCAGCTTCCTGAAGACATCCTTTGGCAAGTTCCCCTATCCGACCAAAGCAGAGCTCTGCTATCTGACGGTGGTCTCAGAGTTCCCAGAGGAGCAGATCAAGTTGTGGTTCACCGCCCAGCGGCTCAAGCAGGGTATCAGCTGGTCTCCTGAGGAGATTGAAGAGGCCAGGAGGAAGATGTTCAACACTGTTTTCCAGGGCCAGCCACAGCAGAAGCAGCCGGTAGTGCCACAGCATGCCAGTCACATGGTCACCCACCGCACCGTCACCTCCCAGCCTGCCCTATTGGGCCCAGTAGGACCACACTACCCCATGCCCAATATCCCCTTCGGCAGTTTAAGGAATCGATCCACCGGGGTCATTACCACACAAGCTAACATGTCCACCAACCCCAAGGTCACGAGGGTCACCTACTCTGCTCCAGCCTACCCCCCAAAGTTTCCATCTGTTGTTAGAACGGCGCAGGTGCTGAGCAAGAACACCCACCTACCACCGCTTGAGCCAACTAAGAACAATGGCCTGGACATGGCTGGAGGCAGTGTCTGCGTCAGTAGCACTAGCAGCAGtcgcagcagtagcagcagcagttgcagcagtagcagcagcatcagcagttATTCCAGTTGTAGTAACGGCGGGGAAACTGGAAAAAAGAAGCACGTGAACGGCAACAGCCCCATTAACGGAATGGTTACCTGCTCTAACAACACGAGCAATAATGAGGAGCACGGCAGCAACACGCACGTCAAAATGGACACTATACCCATGGAGATGGAAGGTGGTGCCACTACCAAGAGTAAAGTGATTGTGAATAACACCAGCATAACTGACATGCCCTGCAACACCTataacaacaacagcactaTGACTCAACACGAGCAGTCCCGGTTCACAAAGCCTAATGGCGACTGCAATAACTATACGAACCAACACACCAAAAACGGCAGTATAAGTAGTGATTGCCCCAGCACTACAGGTAACGACAGTGTTCCCGACTTCCCCAACCATGCAACCAGCAACTCCCCAAACGAAAGCACCAGCACCACTGTCATTACCAAGAGCTGCAGCAGCCTGTCGCCTCTGGAGGAGGGCCCGTTCACCAAGGACTTCCCCATCAAAGGCATGTCGATCCTGCAGCAACTCATCAAGGACGACAACCCTGAGCAGGACCCGTGCTGTCCAGAGGTGAAGTTCGATCCCATCCAGATCAACCTGAAGAAACAGAAGATGAACGACCTGGAGCCTAAGTCAGATATGGATATTTTTGCGCCTTTAACAATGAACCCAGATACATTCGACAGGCCCCTATCACAGCCGTCCTTTCCATCCCCCTGGGGCAATATGACCCCTCACCAGGTGCACATCCTCCGGCAAGTGTTCTGCGGCACACCCTGGCCCAGCAGCCAGCAGTACGAGGACCTAAGCATCATGACTGGCCTGCCCAAGTCAGAGGTGGTGCGTTGGTTCAGCGACAGCCGCTACATCCACAAGAACAGCCAGCGGAAGTGGCTGGAGAGCTACCAGCGCCTGCCAACGGAGTCGGAGGAGTCCAACGCCCGCGGAGAGGCTAACGGCCAGACGCCAATGGACCCACTGATGGTGCGGAGGAATTCCCCGGAGCAAGACAAGACCATGCACAACGAGGGATCAGGAGCAGGCATCAACCTGTGTCAGCGCGAGGTGTGGCAGGATGCATACTCCCCGCTGCTCGGCCTGATGGGCTCCGCCGAGGCCGGGGACCGAGGGAGGCCCGGGACATCAGTGCCACCTGGGGTCCTGCAGGACCCTTGGTTGGAGAGCGTGAAGGACCACCCGCAGCCAATGGCCAACCAGTCCTTCATGGAGCAGCAGACGGATGCCAGCCAGGCCAGGTAG
- the zhx3a gene encoding zinc fingers and homeoboxes protein 2 isoform X1, whose product MASKRKSTVPCMIPSKSKHMREEIIMGCLPDLLPTIPEDSILSISGDGSGHNQHTSPKPPEINRGQKGGTYSCSNCRFESRDLNYFLDHMHNCHIDFRAQPTFYCLNCGVSVVRFEALALHNAKAHRGIMQGSITASLQVNKRDGLTTVEQSLFTESGEDYRESGLSLTKTPIAKMMKTKGEHKKIVVSHTVEVRKIDTGKDVDLNMLTNVPELQNGALNVSGAPAMPRTTVTRVTTTTSNQVFHQQTPPLYSSHSSNSFKDLPKVMIPLSSIPTYHAAMDTSSFLKTSFGKFPYPTKAELCYLTVVSEFPEEQIKLWFTAQRLKQGISWSPEEIEEARRKMFNTVFQGQPQQKQPVVPQHASHMVTHRTVTSQPALLGPVGPHYPMPNIPFGSLRNRSTGVITTQANMSTNPKVTRVTYSAPAYPPKFPSVVRTAQVLSKNTHLPPLEPTKNNGLDMAGGSVCVSSTSSSRSSSSSSCSSSSSISSYSSCSNGGETGKKKHVNGNSPINGMVTCSNNTSNNEEHGSNTHVKMDTIPMEMEGGATTKSKVIVNNTSITDMPCNTYNNNSTMTQHEQSRFTKPNGDCNNYTNQHTKNGSISSDCPSTTGNDSVPDFPNHATSNSPNESTSTTVITKSCSSLSPLEEGPFTKDFPIKGMSILQQLIKDDNPEQDPCCPEVKFDPIQINLKKQKMNDLEPKSDMDIFAPLTMNPDTFDRPLSQPSFPSPWGNMTPHQVHILRQVFCGTPWPSSQQYEDLSIMTGLPKSEVVRWFSDSRYIHKNSQRKWLESYQRLPTESEESNARGEANGQTPMDPLMVRRNSPEQDKTMHNEGSGAGINLCQREVWQDAYSPLLGLMGSAEAGDRGRPGTSVPPGVLQDPWLESVKDHPQPMANQSFMEQQTDASQARDRLRMELLEV is encoded by the exons ATGGCTAGCAAGAGGAAGTCCACTGTGCCCTGCATGATACCATCCAAATCCAAGCACATGCGTGAGGAGATCATAATGGGCTGCCTGCCAGATCTCCTGCCCACAATCCCAGAAGATAGCATACTCAGCATCTCTGGAGACGGGTCCGGCCACAACCAACACACGTCCCCCAAACCACCCGAAATCAACAGGGGACAGAAAGGGGGCACGTACAGTTGCTCAAACTGTCGGTTTGAGTCCAGAGACCTGAACTACTTTCTGGACCACATGCATAATTGCCACATAGACTTCAGAGCACAGCCCACCTTCTACTGCCTCAACTGCGGGGTATCAGTTGTCCGTTTTGAGGCCCTGGCTCTGCATAACGCTAAGGCCCACAGAGGAATAATGCAAGGCTCCATCACAGCCTCCCTCCAAGTCAACAAGAGGGACGGGTTGACCACCGTGGAGCAAAGTCTCTTCACTGAAAGTGGGGAAGACTACAGAGAGTCTGGGCTGTCTCTCACCAAAACACCCATTGCAAAGATGATGAAAACCAAGGGAGAGCACAAAAAGATAGTGGTTTCCCACACTGTGGAGGTACGAAAGATAGACACTGGAAAGGATGTAGACCTCAACATGCTGACAAATGTGCCTGAACTCCAAAACGGGGCTCTCAATGTTTCTGGTGCCCCAGCTATGCCGAGGACTACCGTCACCCGCGTGACCACGACGACGTCCAATCAAGTCTTTCACCAGCAGACGCCTCCCCTTTACTCCTCCCATTCCTCCAATTCCTTTAAAGACCTTCCAAAGGTGATGATCCCTCTAAGCAGCATCCCGACCTACCATGCCGCCATGGACACCAGCAGCTTCCTGAAGACATCCTTTGGCAAGTTCCCCTATCCGACCAAAGCAGAGCTCTGCTATCTGACGGTGGTCTCAGAGTTCCCAGAGGAGCAGATCAAGTTGTGGTTCACCGCCCAGCGGCTCAAGCAGGGTATCAGCTGGTCTCCTGAGGAGATTGAAGAGGCCAGGAGGAAGATGTTCAACACTGTTTTCCAGGGCCAGCCACAGCAGAAGCAGCCGGTAGTGCCACAGCATGCCAGTCACATGGTCACCCACCGCACCGTCACCTCCCAGCCTGCCCTATTGGGCCCAGTAGGACCACACTACCCCATGCCCAATATCCCCTTCGGCAGTTTAAGGAATCGATCCACCGGGGTCATTACCACACAAGCTAACATGTCCACCAACCCCAAGGTCACGAGGGTCACCTACTCTGCTCCAGCCTACCCCCCAAAGTTTCCATCTGTTGTTAGAACGGCGCAGGTGCTGAGCAAGAACACCCACCTACCACCGCTTGAGCCAACTAAGAACAATGGCCTGGACATGGCTGGAGGCAGTGTCTGCGTCAGTAGCACTAGCAGCAGtcgcagcagtagcagcagcagttgcagcagtagcagcagcatcagcagttATTCCAGTTGTAGTAACGGCGGGGAAACTGGAAAAAAGAAGCACGTGAACGGCAACAGCCCCATTAACGGAATGGTTACCTGCTCTAACAACACGAGCAATAATGAGGAGCACGGCAGCAACACGCACGTCAAAATGGACACTATACCCATGGAGATGGAAGGTGGTGCCACTACCAAGAGTAAAGTGATTGTGAATAACACCAGCATAACTGACATGCCCTGCAACACCTataacaacaacagcactaTGACTCAACACGAGCAGTCCCGGTTCACAAAGCCTAATGGCGACTGCAATAACTATACGAACCAACACACCAAAAACGGCAGTATAAGTAGTGATTGCCCCAGCACTACAGGTAACGACAGTGTTCCCGACTTCCCCAACCATGCAACCAGCAACTCCCCAAACGAAAGCACCAGCACCACTGTCATTACCAAGAGCTGCAGCAGCCTGTCGCCTCTGGAGGAGGGCCCGTTCACCAAGGACTTCCCCATCAAAGGCATGTCGATCCTGCAGCAACTCATCAAGGACGACAACCCTGAGCAGGACCCGTGCTGTCCAGAGGTGAAGTTCGATCCCATCCAGATCAACCTGAAGAAACAGAAGATGAACGACCTGGAGCCTAAGTCAGATATGGATATTTTTGCGCCTTTAACAATGAACCCAGATACATTCGACAGGCCCCTATCACAGCCGTCCTTTCCATCCCCCTGGGGCAATATGACCCCTCACCAGGTGCACATCCTCCGGCAAGTGTTCTGCGGCACACCCTGGCCCAGCAGCCAGCAGTACGAGGACCTAAGCATCATGACTGGCCTGCCCAAGTCAGAGGTGGTGCGTTGGTTCAGCGACAGCCGCTACATCCACAAGAACAGCCAGCGGAAGTGGCTGGAGAGCTACCAGCGCCTGCCAACGGAGTCGGAGGAGTCCAACGCCCGCGGAGAGGCTAACGGCCAGACGCCAATGGACCCACTGATGGTGCGGAGGAATTCCCCGGAGCAAGACAAGACCATGCACAACGAGGGATCAGGAGCAGGCATCAACCTGTGTCAGCGCGAGGTGTGGCAGGATGCATACTCCCCGCTGCTCGGCCTGATGGGCTCCGCCGAGGCCGGGGACCGAGGGAGGCCCGGGACATCAGTGCCACCTGGGGTCCTGCAGGACCCTTGGTTGGAGAGCGTGAAGGACCACCCGCAGCCAATGGCCAACCAGTCCTTCATGGAGCAGCAGACGGATGCCAGCCAGGCCAG ggatCGCCTGAGGATGGAGTTGCTAGAGGTGTGA
- the top1a gene encoding DNA topoisomerase I, like, producing MSGDYSHNNNQIDCGPRNNDPHKHKEKHKEHKNKDHKKDKEREKSKHAISDHKDPSDKKHKDKEKMKHKEGNADKHKDKHRDKEKRKEVKSADGKVKKEKENGFSSPGHVKSEPEDDFYHSPKQEKTLKREREEDFESEFKPKKIKIENDKAKGKKRKQENEDVKPKKTKNNKKGEVADGKKKGKKEPEEKWKWWEEERYTDGVKWRFLEHKGPVFAPPYEALPDHVKFYYDGKHMKLAPAAEEVATFFGKMLDHDYTTKEVFRKNFFKDWRKEMNSEEKSKITDLKKCDFNEINDYFKAQSEIRKAMSKEQKLKIKEENERILQEYGFCLMDNHKERIANFRIEPPGLFRGRGDHPKMGMLKRRSRPEDIIINCSKDSKHPKPPPGTKWKEVRHDNKVTWLVSWTENIQGSIKYIMLNPSSRIKGEKDWQKYETARRLKKCVDRIRSQYHEDWKSKEMRIRQRAVALYFIDKLALRAGNEKEEGETADTVGCCSLRVEHINLYPEKDGQEFVVEFDFLGKDSIRYYNKVPVEKRAFKNLQLFMENKATEDDLFDRLNTSILNKHLQELMDGLTAKVFRTYNASITLQQQLKELTSPDENIPAKILSYNRANRAVAILCNHQRAAPKTFEKSMQTLQAKIDVKKDQLSDARRELKSSKADAKVRRDEKSKKTVETRKKAISRIEEQLMRMEVQATDREENKQIALGTSKLNYLDPRISVAWCKKWDIPVEKIYNKTQREKFAWALDMAEDDYEF from the exons ATGAGTGGGGATTACTCCCATAACAACAACCAG ATTGACTGTGGCCCTCGAAACAACG ATCCTCACAAACATAAAGAGAAGCAcaaagaacataaaaacaagGACCACAAGAAGGACAAGGAACGGGAGAAATCCAAACATGCCATCAG TGACCACAAGGACCCATCTGATAAGAAGCATAAGGACAAGGAGAAGATGAAGCACAAAGAAGGcaatgcagacaaacacaaggACAAACACCGGgacaaggagaagaggaaggag GTGAAGTCTGCCGACGGCAAGgtcaaaaaagaaaaggagaacgGCTTCTCCAG CCCCGGCCATGTGAAATCTGAGCCCGAGGATGACTTTTACCACTCTCCCAAGCAGGAGAAGACTCTTAAGAGGGAACGTGAAGAGGACTTTGA GTCAGAATTCAAGCCCAAGAAGATCAAAATTGAGAACGACAAGGCCAAGggcaaaaaaaggaaacaagaaAATGAA GACGTAAAGCCGAAAAAgactaaaaacaacaaaaagggAGAAGTCGCCGACGGCaagaaaaagggaaagaagGAGCCGGAGGAGAAGTGGAAGTG gtgggaggaggagcgcTACACAGACGGTGTTAAATGGCGGTTCCTGGAGCACAAAGGACCCGTGTTCGCGCCCCCGTACGAGGCTCTTCCCGACCACGTCAAGTTCTACTACGACG GTAAACACATGAAGCTCGCCCCAGCAGCTGAAGAGGTCGCCACCTTCTTTGGTAAAATGCTCGACCATGATTACACCACGAAGGAAGTCTTCCGGAAAAACTTCTTCAAAGACTGGCGAAAG GAAATGAATTCTGAGGAAAAAAGCAAAATCACAGATCTGAAGAAGTGTGACTTCAACGAGATCAACGACTACTTTAAGGCCCAGTCTGAGATCAGGAAGGCCATGTCTAAAGAACAGAAACTG AAAATCAAAGAGGAGAACGAGCGGATTCTGCAGGAGTACGGCTTCTGCCTCATGGACAACCACAAGGAGCGCATCGCTAACTTCCGCATCGAGCCCCCCGGCCTCTTCCGGGGCCGCGGGGACCACCCCAAGATGGGCATGCTGAAGCGCCGCAGCCGACCGGAGGACATCATCATCAACTGCAGCAA GGACTCAAAGCACCCCAAGCCTCCCCCCGGGACCAAGTGGAAGGAGGTTCGCCATGACAACAAGGTCACGTGGCTGGTGTCCTGGACGGAGAACATCCAGGGGTCCATCAAGTACATCATGCTGAACCCCAGCTCCAGgatcaag GGGGAGAAGGACTGGCAGAAGTACGAGACGGCGCGTAGATTGAAGAAGTGTGTGGACCGCATCCGGAGCCAGTACCACGAGGACTGGAAGTCCAAGGAGATGAGGATCCGCCAGAGGGCCGTGGCGCTCTACTTCATTGACAAG CTGGCTCTGAGAGCGGGTAacgagaaggaggagggcgagACGGCGGACACGGTGGGCTGCTGCTCGCTGCGCGTGGAGCACATCAACCTGTACCCTGAGAAGGACGGGCAGGAGTTTGTGGTGGAGTTTGACTTCCTGGGTAAAGACTCCATCCGCTACTACAACAAGGTCCCTGTGGAGAAGAGG GCGTTCAAGAACCTTCAGCTGTTCATGGAGAACAAGGCCACAGAGGATGACCTGTTTGACCGGCTAAAC ACTTCCATCTTGAACAAGCACCTGCAGGAGCTGATGGACGGACTCACGGCCAAGGTGTTCCGTACCTACAACGCCTCCAtcaccctgcagcagcagctgaaggAGCTCACTAGCC CGGATGAAAACATTCCAGCAAAGATCCTATCCTACAACAGGGCCAACAGGGCTGTGGCTATCCTGTGTaaccaccagagggcagcaccCAAAACCTTTGAGAAGTCTATGCAGACCCTCCAGGCGAAG ATTGATGTAAAGAAGGACCAACTTTCAGACGCCCGGAGAGAGCTGAAGAGCTCCAAAGCGGACGCTAAAGTACGGAGAGACGAGAAGTCCAAAAA GACGGTGGAGACCAGGAAGAAGGCCATTTCCAGGATAGAGGAGCAGCTGATGAGGATGGAGGTGCAGGCGACCGACCGAGAGGAGAACAAGCAGATTGCACTGGGCACCTCCAAGCTCAACTACCTGGACCCTCGCATCTCTGTGGCCTG GTGTAAGAAATGGGACATCCCCGTGGAGAAGATCTACAACAAGACCCAGCGGGAGAAGTTCGCCTGGGCCCTCGACATGGCCGAGGACGACTATGAATTCTAA
- the cyldb gene encoding ubiquitin carboxyl-terminal hydrolase CYLD produces MENKAVGKEKFFIVTRGKSWKGFSRGCIGRVEEERQDGEVLGLMYTGTSNTGGPNSGGTVKKEDTYPLTRHQAQLLLFVPIASKRVELICDPRLFSAICELSQHDIVMVKYKKGHLPALVKNLMKIGRKENAEDLHMLGFEVEFLDQEKSAGTKKPAPLPLFNAADIVQVVPGYTVPVRPHWADGHTGGVDRKVVSRINSLPNMRTRLRPSETRTDQRITASRGPAADEAPLDVGSMVEVTSNTGATVYGVIRWKGVPVGKTVEWAGIELDYDLKGCSDGIRGGQRYFTCPTGRALFIAMTMCSPDQRFHGSFDRKKTLKSVDIPPDIESDDSEEDTPPISESQAASLLVGRMRGIQGHFNSCYLDATLFSLFCSSTVLDSSWQKPDWKEEPTCQILRKKIVNRLRRKGFVHAESVMSLRKQLGCHTFRTEEKDPEEFISILLQRVLCIAPLLKLRSNMEKCEGAYTYQIILEKEQAGRVPTVQQLLDASFLSCNLKFEEAPSCLILQMPRFGKKYKMFPHIIPSTHLDLNNLLHNAPRECFICGQPATNECVQCLQDRKLQPGKIKQYCSVCSTQVHTHPSRQGHRPRALAPAPAEPTTGATVPGHAMELFAVLCIQTSHYVSFVKYGPDPHSWLFFDSMADRCGDDQSGYNIPEVTACPQLGDFLSQSEEEVAAVDPSRAAEPVRRLLCDSYMFLYQSASVPLCEESRLSLRQQEGGGCEGTDCSQNKATTLTL; encoded by the exons ATGGAAAACAAAGCTGTTGGAAAAGAGAAATTCTTTATAGTCACTCGGGGGAAGTCATGGAAAGGATTCTCCCGGGGATGCATTGGTCgtgtggaggaagagaggcaggatGGAGAGGTGTTGGGGCTGATGTACACTGGCACCAGCAACACAGGCGGCCCCAACAGCGGGGGCACCGTGAAGAAGGAAGACACGTATCCCCTTACCCGTCACCAGGCCCAGCTGCTGCTCTTTGTGCCCATTGCAAGCAAGCGTGTTGAGCTGATCTGCGACCCCcggctgttctctgccatctgtGAGCTGTCCCAGCATGATATAGTGATGGTGAAGTACAAGAAAGGGCACTTGCCAGCGCTGGTTAAAAACCTGATGAAGATTGGAAGAAAGGAGAATGCAGAGGACCTTCATATGCTTGGGTTCGAAGTGGAGTTTTTG GACCAGGAGAAGAGTGCTGGGACCAAGAAGccagcccctctccctctgttcaACGCAGCAGACATTGTCCAGGTGGTCCCTGGCTACACGGTTCCCGTTAGGCCTCACTGGGCCGATGGACACACCGGCG GTGTCGACAGGAAGGTGGTGTCACGCATCAACTCCCTGCCCAACATGAGGACGCGTTTGAGGCCGAGCGAGACACGCACGGACCAGCGAATCACAGCGAGCCGTGGCCCCGCAGCGGACGAAGCCCCCCTGGATGTGGGCTCCATGGTGGAGGTCACGTCCAACACGGGGGCCACTGTGTACGGGGTCATCCGCTGGAAGGGTGTACCTGTGGGCAAGACTGTGGAGTGGGCGGGTATCGAACTG GACTATGACCTGAAGGGCTGCTCAGATGGGATTCGTGGAGGCCAGAGATATTTCACTTGCCCAACGGGCCGGGCTTTGTTTATTGCCATGACGATGTGCAGTCCTGACCAGAGGTTCCACGGCTCCTTCGACAGGAAGAAGACCCTCAAGAGTGTCGACATCCCCCCTG acATCGAGTCAGACGATTCTGAAGAGGACACGCCACCTATCTCTGAATCCCAGGCCGCGTCTCTGTTAGTGGGGAGGATGAGAGGGATTCAGGGGCATTTCAATTCTTGTTACCTCGATGCCACGCTCTTCAG TTTATTCTGCTCTTCCACCGTCCTGGATAGCTCCTGGCAAAAGCCGGATTGGAAAGAAGAACCCACCTGTCAAATACTGAGAAAAAAGATTGTCAACCGCTTACGCAG AAAAGGCTTTGTTCATGCCGAGAGTGTGATGAGCCTACGCAAACAGCTTGGCTGCCACACTTTCCGAACAGAGGAAAAAG ATCCTGAGGAGTTCATCTCAATTCTGCTTCAGCGAGTTCTCTGCATAGCACCGCTGCTTAAACTCAG GtccaacatggagaagtgtgAGGGCGCGTACACCTACCAGATCATCCTAGAAAAAGAGCAGGCCGGGAGGGTGCCAACTGTTCAACAGTTGCTGGACGCTTCCTTCCTGTCATGCAACCTTAAGTTTGAGGAG GCCCCATCGTGTCTCATATTGCAGATGCCGAGGTTTGGAAAGAAGTACAAGATGTTCCCACACATCATCCCCTCTACCCATCTGGACCTCAACAATCTCCTTCACAATG CTCCCAGAGAATGCTTCATCTGTGGGCAGCCAGCCACCAACGAGTGTGTACAGTGTCTGCAGGACCGCAAGCTCCAGCCAGGGAAAATCAAGCAGTACTGTTCCGTCTGCAGCACACAG GTGCACACTCATCCCTCGCGGCAGGGACACCGCCCCAGAGCCCTGGCACCTGCGCCTGCAGAGCCGACCACCGGTGCAACCGTTCCCGGACACGCAATGGAGCTGTTTGCCGTCCTCTGTATTCAAACCAGCCACTACGTGTCCTTTGTCAAATACGGCCCTGACCCCCACTCATGGCTGTTCTTCGACAGCATGGCCGATAGATGTG GAGACGACCAAAGCGGTTACAACATCCCAGAGGTCACGGCTTGCCCACAGCTCGGCGACTTTCTGTCCCAGTCGGAGGAGGAAGTGGCCGCGGTCGACCCCTCCCGTGCGGCCGAGCCCGTGCGCAGGTTGCTGTGCGACTCGTACATGTTCCTGTACCAAAGTGCGTCCGTGCCGCTCTGTGAAGAGAGCCGGCTGTCACTGCGCcaacaggaggggggaggctgcGAGGGGACGGACTGTTCCCAAAACAAAGCCACGACGCTAACCTTGTGA